The Novibacillus thermophilus genome segment GGCAAGTGACAGAACAAATGGACGGACCGCTAAGTGAGGAAATTCAGCGGTTTAACCGTGAAATTGATTTGGGTGTCCCCCGGCGGCAGGCGCTGCTCAATTTGTTGAACCGCAATACATCAAAAGAACTGGAAATGTTGGTGAACTCGCTGATGCAAGGGGCTGATCTGGGAGTGCCGGTGTCTACGACGTTTCGGGTACAGGCAGAAGATTTGCGGTCGATGCGCGGCTTTCGCGCCAAAGAGAAGGCGGCGAAGGCGAGTCCGCAAGTGACACTAGTGACGACGTTTCTCGTGGCGCCTGCCGTGTTTTTCCTCATTATCGGCCTCTTGTTTTTGAACATGTTATACAACCCTGAAGCATTCGGACTGGATGTCTGGTTCTGATGTTTCAGGGATCATATAAAATCAATCAAAATTTAAAAGGAGAGGATAGACGATGTTTAGACGGTGGTACGTTTCCTTGACGTCGCGTATCAACCAGGCTGTGCAAAACGAGCGGGGAGCTCAGGCTTTAGAATGGATTGCCCTCGGCATGCTCGTGTTGGCCATCATGGGAGCTATCGCCGCCACAATGGAGGGCGATACACAACTTGGACAAGCGGTGAAGAACTCGCTGTCTAACATGATTAACAGCCTCAGCGAAGGTGGGAATTAAGCCGAGAAGGTGTGAAAAAGTTGAAACGCTGGAGACGCTGGATTGGAAATGAGCGGGGATCACAGCTGATCGAATTTTTAGCTGTGTTCCCCATGATCGTCATGGCCCTGCTGTTTATTTGGCAGATGGCCCTCGTGGCGTATACCGTCGTAGTCGCGGAAGCAGCCGCCCGCGACGGCGCCCGGGTGGCAGCAGTAGGGGGAGATTATGAAGCGGCCGTTGAACGGGCGGCTTACGGGCTCGATGTGAGCAGTAACAGCTATTCGAGTTCGACAGACTACGGCGAAGAAGTGACTGTGACGGTGACAGCGTCAATTCCGTCTATTAAAATACCGTTTATCGGGAAAATAGAGGAAACGTTGACAGCCGACGCGTCCATGCCAAAGGAGGATGAGGACTGATGAAGATCCCGTATCTCAATAACGAGAGGGGCAACACGCTCATGGTGGTGCTCGGACTGTTGATCGCGGCCATCTTCATCAGCTTCATCTTTTTTGACTTTTTCACGACGTTTGCCAACAAGCGCGTCAGCCAGACGGGAGCAGATGCTGCCGCTCTGGGTGCAGCGCAAAAGATCAAAGAGATTTATGACGCAAAACTCGATGACGAGATAGAGGAACGAATGGACCAGTTGCGAGAAGAAGCGAACCATCTCGTCGACGAATTGCTGGGAAGACATGAGGACGAGGAAGGAAATACCGAAGACGACGAAGGCGAGGACGAGTCGGAAGAGCCAGAAGTGACAGAAGACGAGGCCTGGGAAGAAGTTCTGGACGAAATGGACATCCCAGATGAGCTTCGCGATGCGATCCGCTATCCGTGGGCAGATTTCGATGCAAACGAGGCGTTGAAATATCTCTTCCACAACCCGTGGTACAAGGACATTTTCTCATTTGATAACGACATTGAGGAAATAAACGACGTCGTCTGTGAGGAAATCGTGAACACCGAATCCGAGTGGCGGGAGGCCGCTCGTTACTACGCTGTCACCAACGGTGCAAAAGAAGACGTGGACATCGACTTTATCGGCGATGAGTTCCGCGTGTACGTTCGCGTCAAACGTGAGCCCTCATTCATTACGGTAGACGAATCACTGTTTGGTGAAGGTGAACGGGACATTTACGCGGAAGCGGAAGCCAGCATCAAAACACCGACAGGAATTGACATCATATGCGATTAGAAGGGGGGATAACATGCGTAGTACAGAAGGAAGTAAAATGCGATACATAATCAGTTTGGCGCTGCTGTTCACACTGCTGCTCCCATTTTCGCCCGTATACGGAGACAGTTCAATTGAGTACGACGACAACGGATTGACGCCCACCGAGCAGCAGGAAGGGAACAGCGGCGGGTTCGGTTGGAATCCGCTCGGTTGGGATTGGAGCGGTGTGGGTGATTTTTTTGGTGATTTGTGGGACGGATTTGTCGACGGCCTCTCCAGTGCCTGGGAGGGAACGGTAGACTTTTTTTCGAATCTGGGCGACATGATGGCCGATTTGTGGAATGCGCTCCCTGATTGGGCCCAAGACCTCATCATCACTGTTGGCCTGATTTTGGGGGTCGCTATCGCCGCGGTTCTCCTTGTCGTCGCCGGCGTGATTTCTGTCGCCGTCGCAGTGGTGGCGGTGGTGGCCGCAGCCATTGCCGGCATTATATACTATGCGCTGTACGGTGGTACCGATGCGTTCAACTGGATGCATGCGGCCGGATGGATTTTCGGATCGGCTCTCGTCGCTGGCCTTGCTACGTTTGCTGTGACGTCCATTGGACTCGGCACGATTTGGGCTGGAATCAAATCGTTTGGGGCTATGCTCGGCAGTTGGATCGCCCGTGGCCTCTCCGGCATTTGGA includes the following:
- a CDS encoding TadE/TadG family type IV pilus assembly protein, with amino-acid sequence MKRWRRWIGNERGSQLIEFLAVFPMIVMALLFIWQMALVAYTVVVAEAAARDGARVAAVGGDYEAAVERAAYGLDVSSNSYSSSTDYGEEVTVTVTASIPSIKIPFIGKIEETLTADASMPKEDED
- a CDS encoding pilus assembly protein TadG-related protein — encoded protein: MKIPYLNNERGNTLMVVLGLLIAAIFISFIFFDFFTTFANKRVSQTGADAAALGAAQKIKEIYDAKLDDEIEERMDQLREEANHLVDELLGRHEDEEGNTEDDEGEDESEEPEVTEDEAWEEVLDEMDIPDELRDAIRYPWADFDANEALKYLFHNPWYKDIFSFDNDIEEINDVVCEEIVNTESEWREAARYYAVTNGAKEDVDIDFIGDEFRVYVRVKREPSFITVDESLFGEGERDIYAEAEASIKTPTGIDIICD